The following are encoded together in the Acidicapsa ligni genome:
- a CDS encoding nuclear transport factor 2-like protein — protein MTDAQKKEIALTFIHSLQQRDPILLKTVLTDDAVWSLPGTSQVGGEAVGANAIVARGQFLGEHGVNFELLHVIYGYEGMGILLHNTGKCKGKVLDEFLSSIFKLREDKICRIDTYITDVPMLNNYVA, from the coding sequence ATGACCGACGCGCAGAAGAAAGAGATCGCCTTGACGTTTATTCACAGCCTTCAGCAGCGGGATCCAATCCTGCTCAAAACCGTATTGACAGACGACGCGGTCTGGAGCCTTCCCGGTACCAGCCAGGTTGGCGGCGAGGCTGTAGGCGCTAACGCCATCGTTGCCAGGGGGCAGTTCCTCGGTGAACACGGGGTCAACTTCGAACTGCTGCATGTGATCTACGGATACGAAGGGATGGGGATCCTGTTGCATAACACCGGCAAATGCAAAGGGAAGGTATTGGATGAGTTCCTCAGCTCTATCTTCAAGTTGCGGGAAGATAAGATCTGCCGAATCGATACGTATATTACAGATGTTCCGATGCTCAACAACTATGTCGCATAA
- a CDS encoding quinone oxidoreductase family protein, with amino-acid sequence MKAIQFSRFGDRDVLEYIDVPKPFPQNDEVLIEVTASGVNYVDIRERQGIYQRAETHVGKDKGLPRISGLQVVGIVNEVGPTGDQSLIGEKVVALIPSGGYAQFVCAPSNTTVCLPASADDALIAAMPTQGLTAWLMLKASTQLRSGESVLIHGAAGGVGSLAVQLAKSMGAGLVVASASTEEKRAFAHSIGADVTVDYSLPDWPKLVLEATGGRGVDIILESIGGDVFEQNFACLATFGRYIIFGSTRGPGRPFEPRRLMQKCQTMTGIYLPVFLAKPELIRAGLTDLVTQVLKGKLRAQVAAILPLSKTVEAHRLLEERLVVGAIVLDPRIP; translated from the coding sequence ATGAAGGCTATTCAGTTTTCGCGTTTCGGAGATCGGGATGTTCTCGAATATATCGATGTGCCCAAGCCATTTCCCCAGAATGACGAGGTTCTGATCGAAGTGACTGCATCGGGAGTCAACTATGTTGATATTCGAGAACGACAGGGCATCTATCAGCGTGCTGAGACGCATGTCGGCAAGGACAAAGGTCTGCCGCGCATCTCGGGCTTGCAAGTCGTGGGAATTGTAAACGAAGTCGGCCCTACGGGCGACCAGAGCCTTATAGGAGAGAAAGTAGTCGCATTGATCCCTTCGGGAGGATATGCCCAATTCGTCTGTGCTCCTTCAAACACGACCGTTTGTCTCCCAGCGTCGGCAGATGATGCCTTAATAGCAGCAATGCCCACGCAGGGATTGACCGCATGGCTCATGCTGAAGGCTTCAACCCAATTGCGGAGTGGGGAAAGCGTTCTAATTCACGGAGCCGCAGGCGGAGTAGGCAGTCTCGCGGTGCAGCTTGCGAAATCGATGGGGGCTGGGTTGGTTGTTGCCTCCGCAAGCACTGAGGAGAAACGAGCCTTCGCCCACAGCATCGGAGCAGACGTGACTGTTGATTACAGTCTTCCGGATTGGCCTAAACTTGTACTCGAAGCCACTGGAGGCCGCGGCGTAGATATTATCCTCGAATCAATCGGCGGCGATGTCTTTGAGCAAAACTTTGCATGCCTGGCAACCTTCGGCCGTTACATCATCTTTGGATCTACGAGAGGTCCAGGAAGACCCTTCGAACCTCGGAGGCTAATGCAAAAGTGTCAGACGATGACAGGGATATATTTGCCTGTCTTCCTTGCGAAGCCCGAGCTCATTCGCGCTGGGCTCACTGATCTGGTTACCCAAGTGCTCAAAGGCAAGCTCCGTGCTCAGGTCGCTGCAATCTTGCCTCTAAGTAAAACAGTTGAGGCTCATCGTCTCTTAGAGGAGAGGCTAGTCGTTGGTGCAATCGTTCTCGACCCTCGCATCCCGTGA
- a CDS encoding GMC family oxidoreductase: MSLFSSEAPLGGPFDHPAKDDGLKHLGPMQRIKAPQRCFNDSDLVDYALVGVGSAGGVLVQRLARAGFKVIGFEAGPFWDTERQWVSDEAGSRNLYWNDLRITGGKDPLALGSNNSGKGVGGGSVHWASFVPRLHPSDFEVYTRDGVGADWPIDYEDIEPYYELLEREMPVAGPAYYPWGKPHGHPYGPHPMGEVGNVLIKGCTALGIPVSAGGPVAILSASHGNRPHCIYRGFCIQGCKVGAKASTLITHVPDALAHGAEIRDNAMVSRIGMGKNGSVNGVHYFDAEGIEHFQRARAVIVCGYALETPRLLFNSACPGHEFGLANSSGTLGKYLMAQAGNVILGRFDNLIRQYKAPPAHALTEEFYETDPKRDFARGFAVQTVGPLPIAFAKQMMTAKGLWGWGLRRAMMDYNHWSPLGLLGEILPWEDNRIEVADGRNGRQEAYDKFGLPVAQVTFSLRDNDKRLIEFGKNKVMDIMRAAGATEVVQEQRYAHLVGGARMSATADTGVCDKFGRTWDVPNLFVMDGSVFPTQGSANPGLTIQALAARTADYLLMQGESIFTSKARDLSNPPCRRDLSPT, encoded by the coding sequence TTGAGCTTGTTTTCTTCTGAGGCGCCTTTAGGCGGTCCCTTTGATCATCCGGCAAAAGATGATGGCCTGAAGCATCTGGGTCCGATGCAGCGGATCAAAGCTCCGCAACGATGTTTTAACGATTCCGATTTAGTTGACTATGCGCTTGTTGGCGTTGGTTCTGCGGGTGGTGTTCTGGTCCAGCGACTGGCACGCGCCGGCTTCAAAGTAATTGGTTTTGAAGCCGGCCCTTTCTGGGATACAGAACGCCAGTGGGTGTCCGATGAAGCAGGCTCTCGCAATCTCTATTGGAACGATCTCCGCATCACCGGCGGGAAAGATCCTCTCGCTCTTGGCTCAAACAACAGCGGCAAAGGCGTTGGCGGTGGCTCCGTTCACTGGGCATCTTTTGTTCCTCGCTTACACCCGTCAGATTTTGAAGTTTACACGCGAGATGGCGTTGGCGCGGATTGGCCGATCGATTACGAAGACATAGAGCCCTATTACGAACTCCTCGAACGCGAAATGCCAGTAGCGGGACCTGCGTACTATCCCTGGGGCAAGCCGCATGGCCATCCCTATGGACCTCATCCTATGGGTGAGGTCGGCAATGTACTCATCAAAGGATGCACCGCACTCGGCATTCCCGTTTCTGCAGGAGGCCCAGTCGCCATACTCTCTGCGTCTCATGGCAATCGTCCTCACTGCATTTACCGGGGATTTTGCATACAAGGCTGCAAGGTGGGCGCGAAAGCTTCGACGCTCATAACGCATGTTCCCGATGCTCTCGCGCATGGGGCCGAGATCCGTGACAATGCAATGGTCTCTCGCATCGGCATGGGCAAAAATGGGAGTGTAAATGGCGTCCATTACTTCGACGCTGAAGGCATCGAACACTTCCAGCGAGCTCGCGCCGTGATCGTGTGCGGCTACGCGCTTGAGACTCCGCGCTTGCTCTTCAACTCCGCGTGTCCCGGACATGAGTTTGGATTAGCAAACTCATCCGGAACGCTTGGCAAATATCTCATGGCTCAGGCAGGCAATGTGATCCTTGGTCGCTTCGATAATCTGATTCGGCAATACAAGGCTCCCCCCGCCCACGCATTAACGGAGGAGTTTTACGAAACCGATCCGAAGCGTGACTTCGCTCGGGGTTTTGCAGTTCAGACTGTAGGTCCGCTGCCGATTGCTTTTGCCAAACAGATGATGACAGCCAAAGGACTATGGGGATGGGGACTGCGTCGGGCGATGATGGACTACAACCACTGGTCTCCGCTCGGGCTGCTCGGAGAAATCCTGCCATGGGAGGATAACCGGATCGAAGTTGCCGACGGCAGGAATGGTCGCCAAGAAGCTTATGACAAATTTGGACTTCCCGTCGCACAAGTCACTTTCTCTCTGAGAGACAACGATAAACGCCTGATTGAATTTGGCAAAAACAAGGTCATGGATATCATGCGGGCAGCGGGCGCGACCGAAGTAGTGCAAGAGCAGCGTTATGCCCACCTCGTTGGAGGCGCCCGCATGAGTGCGACAGCAGACACCGGTGTATGCGACAAGTTCGGGCGCACGTGGGACGTGCCAAATCTTTTTGTCATGGATGGCTCGGTCTTTCCCACGCAAGGCTCAGCCAATCCTGGATTGACGATTCAGGCACTCGCAGCAAGAACTGCTGACTATTTGTTAATGCAGGGAGAGTCGATCTTCACTTCAAAAGCCCGTGATCTTAGCAACCCGCCCTGTCGCCGTGACCTGTCACCTACATAG
- a CDS encoding Gfo/Idh/MocA family protein — protein MGWKESLGLASEEKVRYAIVGVGDIAQEDMMPGVEHTGNSKLTALISSDPIKAAELGDRYDVEATFTYEEFDRALQSGTFDAIYLATPNWRHAEFIVPALKAGIHVLTEKPIEISTEKCREILEAEKASSAKLMVAYRLHFEPATLDTIDKVRSGELGRVHLFASTFAQVVDPDNHRAHAGDLAGPVLDMGPYPVNAARYIFGDEPIEVVSAAGSKHPESGFDQDFADTVAVTLRFPGERLAQFNVSYFGNPSSSFIAIGDKGSVQLEPAYMFGKSLEQTTTLGEDKSKKSFKNTDHFGGEMKYFSDCILNGLSPEPDGEEGFADVRVLEGILQALETGKPVTLEPFTRSKRIDTTSQKITLGAVSTPELVNASNPAKGVDKQPKN, from the coding sequence ATGGGATGGAAAGAATCGCTAGGCTTGGCTTCAGAAGAGAAAGTCCGTTATGCAATCGTTGGTGTCGGCGATATCGCTCAAGAGGATATGATGCCCGGCGTTGAGCATACCGGAAACTCAAAGCTTACTGCTCTAATCTCATCGGACCCTATCAAAGCCGCAGAACTTGGCGACCGGTATGATGTTGAGGCTACATTTACCTACGAAGAGTTTGACCGCGCACTGCAGTCAGGCACGTTTGACGCGATCTACCTGGCCACGCCTAACTGGCGCCATGCCGAGTTCATCGTGCCGGCTCTCAAGGCGGGCATCCATGTGCTAACCGAAAAGCCAATTGAGATCTCAACCGAGAAATGTCGCGAGATCCTTGAGGCTGAAAAAGCATCCAGCGCGAAGTTGATGGTAGCGTACCGATTGCACTTTGAGCCCGCGACATTAGACACCATCGATAAGGTTCGTTCCGGTGAGCTTGGACGAGTCCACCTGTTTGCCTCCACATTTGCTCAAGTAGTGGATCCTGACAATCACCGCGCACACGCTGGTGATCTTGCAGGGCCCGTACTGGATATGGGCCCATACCCTGTCAACGCTGCGCGTTACATCTTTGGGGACGAGCCAATAGAGGTCGTATCGGCTGCGGGATCGAAACATCCGGAATCGGGCTTTGACCAGGACTTTGCCGATACTGTTGCAGTGACATTGCGTTTCCCAGGAGAACGGCTCGCTCAGTTCAACGTCTCATACTTCGGCAACCCTTCAAGCTCGTTCATAGCGATAGGCGATAAAGGGAGTGTGCAACTCGAGCCAGCTTACATGTTCGGTAAGTCCCTGGAGCAGACCACGACTCTCGGCGAGGACAAATCAAAGAAGTCCTTCAAGAACACGGATCATTTCGGCGGCGAGATGAAGTACTTCTCCGATTGCATATTGAACGGACTTAGTCCGGAACCGGATGGTGAGGAGGGTTTCGCAGATGTCCGCGTTCTCGAGGGAATTCTGCAAGCTTTGGAGACAGGTAAACCTGTCACTCTTGAACCATTCACGAGATCAAAGAGGATTGATACAACGTCCCAGAAAATAACCCTCGGCGCGGTCTCTACTCCGGAATTGGTCAATGCAAGCAACCCTGCTAAGGGCGTGGACAAGCAGCCCAAGAATTAA
- a CDS encoding alpha/beta fold hydrolase: protein MTATKTGLHALQYKTIDGLQIRYATNDKTDGDPILMLSPLPESILAFLPIWDTISELGPVVAVDLPPFGRSEVNKDARTPEAVGEFVLRIMDAFGIKTPHVIAPDIGTPACLFASAKHPGVFKSLVIGSGATDHTDILGALDAIVNAPSLEPFKNLTGEEFVRDAVGGMKNYKLPEDVLQDYIASYAGDKFWDAMTFVRDYPNALPRLAKLLPTITVPCQVTVGKHDPFVPVSNAEGLKRGLPKCKLDVIDCGHFVWEDEPQKYAQLAREFIQGGYARL, encoded by the coding sequence ATGACGGCAACAAAAACAGGCTTGCACGCACTGCAGTACAAGACGATAGATGGACTCCAGATTCGTTATGCGACCAACGACAAGACAGATGGGGATCCCATCCTGATGTTGAGCCCTTTGCCTGAAAGTATCCTCGCGTTCCTGCCCATCTGGGACACCATCTCCGAGCTCGGACCCGTGGTTGCCGTGGATCTTCCTCCGTTCGGTCGCTCTGAGGTCAACAAGGATGCTCGTACACCTGAGGCAGTAGGCGAATTCGTCCTCCGCATTATGGATGCGTTCGGTATCAAGACGCCGCATGTCATCGCTCCCGACATCGGAACGCCTGCATGCCTGTTCGCTTCCGCCAAGCACCCTGGCGTCTTCAAAAGCCTCGTCATCGGCAGCGGTGCGACCGACCACACGGACATCCTTGGCGCACTCGACGCCATCGTGAATGCACCTTCGCTCGAACCCTTCAAGAACCTCACCGGCGAGGAGTTCGTACGCGACGCAGTTGGCGGCATGAAGAACTACAAGCTTCCCGAAGATGTGCTGCAGGACTATATCGCTTCTTATGCAGGCGACAAGTTCTGGGACGCGATGACCTTCGTCCGCGATTACCCTAATGCTCTGCCACGCCTAGCCAAGCTTCTCCCCACGATCACCGTTCCCTGCCAGGTAACGGTCGGCAAGCACGATCCGTTCGTGCCTGTCTCCAATGCAGAAGGACTGAAGCGCGGTCTCCCGAAGTGCAAGCTAGACGTAATCGATTGCGGTCACTTCGTCTGGGAAGACGAGCCGCAGAAGTACGCTCAGCTTGCGCGCGAATTCATCCAGGGTGGCTACGCCAGGCTCTAA
- a CDS encoding glycoside hydrolase family 15 protein, whose amino-acid sequence MNLRRAQKPLFQPAQAAANLPLSDYAAIGDGRSVAIIGRDGTIAWWCVPNLDSHPLLDRLLDDKAGGCFSLQPTSAFQAVQKYRRDSNVLETTFTTESGVLRVTDSMNSSLAGRLPWSELARRIEVLSGAVSIQFKFVCGTHCDTVSPWLEAISDVAIFHVGHVLGMLRRSPNISILEEGDCGVIGEAALIKGETALVAIVAGENQPLGFPTIEDINSRIDLSDHAWRTWSDGLKYDGPHVDFVRRSALALKLLLFSPSGAIAAAATTSLPEKIGGKKNYDYRYAWVRDASYTIHAFLWLGQIPESQAALAWLLRRLGDTGSRVCFSLDGQPVPPIVSSDLPGYRESRPVVTGNLAGSQHQHGIYGDIFEAVFEFTKSGNVLDRQSATTLMTLADECADRWHEKDSGMWELEQLQHYTMSKISAWQALDRALQLADRGHLPATGVPRWSRERDRIAQWIDQHCWSEEEAAYTLYPGTRQLDSSLMLAIRFGFPNKERLISTLHAIRKKLSHGPWVYRYSGAEKEEGAFIACTFWLVEAYATINRRDEAIEMLDAALLNLPESSGLLAEMIDVKSGYFLGNLPQGLSHLALIHAVLATYAEH is encoded by the coding sequence ATGAATTTGAGAAGAGCTCAGAAACCTCTATTCCAGCCGGCACAGGCCGCCGCGAATCTGCCGCTGAGCGACTATGCTGCCATTGGCGACGGAAGGTCAGTCGCTATCATCGGACGAGACGGTACGATTGCGTGGTGGTGTGTGCCGAACCTCGACTCTCATCCCCTGCTGGACCGATTGCTTGACGATAAGGCCGGAGGCTGTTTCTCTCTACAACCAACATCTGCCTTTCAAGCAGTTCAAAAATATCGGCGCGATAGTAACGTGCTTGAAACGACGTTCACAACCGAGTCCGGTGTGCTTCGAGTGACAGACTCGATGAATAGCAGCTTAGCGGGACGCCTGCCATGGTCAGAGTTAGCACGTCGTATCGAAGTGTTGAGTGGGGCAGTCTCGATCCAGTTCAAATTCGTTTGTGGAACTCATTGTGACACGGTCTCCCCTTGGTTAGAAGCAATCTCGGACGTCGCTATCTTCCATGTCGGGCATGTGCTGGGTATGCTAAGGCGAAGCCCTAATATCAGCATTCTCGAAGAGGGAGATTGCGGCGTTATTGGCGAGGCCGCACTCATCAAAGGGGAGACTGCGCTCGTTGCGATTGTGGCCGGAGAAAATCAGCCCTTAGGATTTCCAACAATCGAGGATATCAACTCTCGCATTGACCTTAGCGACCACGCATGGCGCACCTGGTCTGATGGCCTAAAGTACGATGGTCCGCATGTCGACTTCGTACGACGCAGTGCTCTGGCTCTGAAGCTCCTTCTGTTCTCTCCATCAGGTGCAATTGCCGCAGCTGCGACGACATCGTTACCAGAAAAGATAGGTGGTAAGAAAAATTACGACTATCGCTACGCATGGGTTCGTGACGCAAGCTACACGATTCATGCCTTTCTATGGCTCGGCCAAATTCCAGAGAGCCAGGCTGCACTGGCATGGCTATTGCGAAGGCTGGGCGACACAGGCTCTCGAGTCTGCTTCAGCCTGGATGGGCAACCAGTCCCTCCTATTGTTTCAAGCGATCTCCCTGGTTACCGCGAATCAAGACCAGTCGTCACGGGCAATCTTGCTGGTAGCCAACATCAACATGGTATCTACGGGGATATCTTCGAAGCTGTTTTTGAATTCACCAAGTCAGGGAACGTGCTTGATCGGCAAAGCGCAACCACACTCATGACTCTCGCCGATGAATGCGCAGACCGTTGGCACGAGAAAGATTCCGGCATGTGGGAGTTGGAACAATTGCAGCACTATACCATGTCCAAAATCAGCGCATGGCAAGCTCTCGACAGAGCTTTGCAACTCGCTGATCGAGGTCATCTTCCCGCTACGGGCGTCCCGCGATGGTCGCGCGAACGTGATCGAATCGCGCAGTGGATAGACCAACACTGTTGGTCGGAAGAGGAAGCCGCCTATACTCTGTACCCTGGTACGAGGCAGTTGGATTCATCACTCATGCTGGCGATCCGCTTTGGATTTCCAAACAAGGAACGTCTGATCTCTACACTCCATGCAATCCGAAAAAAACTCAGCCACGGTCCTTGGGTCTATAGGTATTCAGGTGCTGAGAAAGAAGAGGGAGCATTCATTGCATGTACATTCTGGCTAGTGGAAGCCTATGCAACCATTAACCGCAGAGATGAAGCGATTGAAATGCTTGATGCTGCTTTATTGAATTTACCGGAGTCAAGCGGTCTGCTAGCCGAAATGATTGATGTAAAGTCTGGATACTTTCTCGGGAACCTCCCACAAGGTTTAAGCCACTTAGCTCTCATCCATGCAGTTCTCGCTACGTATGCAGAACACTAG
- a CDS encoding FAD-dependent oxidoreductase, which produces MAYAPTLTEAQIDRIRPHAKQREVIAGEILYEPAFDTPPVYIVLSGAIRIVAVGGDEDRIVTTYREGQFSGELLMISGRRSIYRCQVVEAGSLLELCPKYLRTLIGKDAELSDIIMNAFLARRLSLKDTGQGNVVILGSKYSANTLLIREFLTRDGHPFNYFDLDTDPVTQEMLDRFGVTTDDIPVVICNNSQVLRKPSTREVAECLGFNSNISDSQVRDLVIVGAGPAGLAAAVYGASEGLDVLVIEKAAPGGQAGSSSKIENYLGFPTGLTGQELADRAIAQAEKFGARIMVARSVQRLSCDQRPYTVILDDGHEISTRTIVLATGAQYNKPALKNIETFAGRGIYYNATFMEAQLCTGEQVIVIGGGNSAGQAAVFLAQNTAGVTMLVRSRSLADTMSRYLIQRIEENPRIQLHYQCELTDLDGESHIEGVTWKNKVTDETVSESIRHVFVMTGASPKTDWLSGCLSLDSKGFILTGRDLETTMPPIPWPLARAPYMLETSLPGVFVVGDARSGNVKRVASAVGEGSIVLHLVHQTLAEP; this is translated from the coding sequence ATGGCCTACGCCCCGACATTGACCGAAGCTCAGATTGATCGCATCCGCCCACATGCGAAACAACGAGAAGTGATAGCGGGAGAGATCCTCTACGAGCCTGCCTTCGACACACCACCTGTTTACATCGTGCTGTCAGGTGCTATCCGCATCGTGGCGGTCGGCGGCGATGAGGATAGGATCGTCACTACTTACCGCGAAGGCCAGTTCTCCGGCGAACTGCTCATGATCTCCGGACGCCGATCGATCTATCGATGTCAGGTCGTCGAAGCCGGATCGCTGCTCGAACTCTGTCCAAAATATTTGCGCACTCTGATCGGCAAGGACGCCGAGCTCAGCGATATCATCATGAACGCTTTCCTGGCCCGGCGTCTCTCGCTAAAGGACACGGGGCAAGGTAACGTTGTCATCCTCGGATCGAAGTACTCCGCAAACACACTTCTGATCCGTGAGTTTCTGACGCGAGATGGCCACCCTTTTAATTATTTCGATCTTGATACGGATCCCGTAACCCAGGAGATGCTAGACCGCTTCGGTGTAACAACAGACGACATTCCAGTTGTGATCTGCAATAACTCCCAGGTGCTTCGTAAGCCTTCTACAAGGGAGGTCGCAGAGTGTCTCGGGTTTAACTCGAACATCAGTGATTCACAGGTGCGCGATCTTGTTATCGTTGGCGCCGGTCCTGCCGGTCTCGCTGCTGCTGTATACGGCGCGTCAGAAGGACTGGACGTTCTCGTAATCGAAAAGGCTGCTCCCGGCGGACAAGCTGGTTCGAGTTCAAAGATTGAAAATTATCTCGGCTTTCCGACTGGTCTCACCGGCCAGGAGCTCGCCGATCGGGCTATTGCGCAAGCCGAGAAATTCGGGGCCAGGATTATGGTGGCTCGAAGCGTTCAACGGTTGAGCTGCGATCAACGCCCATACACGGTGATCCTCGACGACGGCCATGAAATATCCACTCGCACAATCGTCTTAGCGACCGGAGCGCAGTACAACAAGCCTGCGTTGAAGAACATCGAGACATTTGCAGGCCGCGGAATCTACTACAACGCTACGTTCATGGAAGCGCAGCTCTGCACAGGCGAGCAGGTAATCGTTATCGGCGGAGGCAATTCAGCGGGACAGGCTGCTGTATTTCTCGCACAGAATACTGCTGGCGTCACGATGCTGGTCCGCTCGCGAAGCCTCGCTGATACGATGTCCCGCTATCTCATTCAGAGGATCGAAGAGAACCCTCGCATTCAACTGCACTACCAATGTGAACTTACAGACCTCGATGGCGAGTCTCACATCGAAGGCGTCACATGGAAGAACAAGGTCACAGATGAAACAGTCAGCGAATCAATCCGCCACGTATTTGTCATGACCGGCGCATCGCCCAAGACAGACTGGCTATCGGGCTGCCTTTCACTCGACAGCAAAGGCTTCATCCTCACGGGACGCGATCTGGAGACGACTATGCCTCCCATCCCGTGGCCGCTTGCTCGCGCGCCCTACATGTTAGAGACGAGCCTGCCTGGTGTTTTTGTGGTTGGAGATGCACGTTCCGGCAACGTCAAGCGAGTTGCTTCTGCAGTAGGGGAAGGCTCCATCGTGCTTCACCTGGTGCACCAAACGCTGGCAGAGCCCTGA
- a CDS encoding gluconate 2-dehydrogenase subunit 3 family protein has translation MLLRKEDDSPEPNVQTKRPLDPSTAVPLELKTTPGYYPGLHALKQQKFWDAATRKLVFDRVGSTPPIRFFTPAEAATMQAVVDRVLPQDDRTEATRIAILPGIDDRLFSNRIEGYRYEDMPSDQDAYRIAIKAIEAIAQKIHGTSFHNLETMKQEEILQSLHDEKPEAAEALLKAFNLKRFWSMLVSDCCAVYYAHPYAWDEIGFGGPAYPRGYMRLEGGEAEPWEVDEQRYDWLAPEDTISDRPQPTND, from the coding sequence ATGCTCTTGCGTAAAGAGGACGACTCTCCAGAGCCAAATGTTCAGACGAAACGGCCTCTCGATCCATCCACGGCTGTGCCGCTCGAACTGAAGACCACCCCTGGCTATTACCCTGGGCTGCACGCTCTGAAACAGCAGAAGTTCTGGGATGCTGCTACGCGCAAGTTAGTATTTGACCGCGTAGGAAGTACTCCGCCGATACGCTTCTTCACACCGGCAGAGGCGGCCACGATGCAGGCTGTCGTCGATCGCGTGCTCCCTCAGGATGACCGCACCGAAGCTACACGCATTGCCATTCTTCCGGGCATCGACGATCGCCTGTTTAGCAACCGCATCGAGGGCTATCGTTACGAAGACATGCCTTCTGATCAGGACGCTTATCGCATCGCAATAAAAGCCATCGAAGCCATTGCGCAGAAAATCCATGGCACATCATTCCACAATCTTGAGACGATGAAACAGGAAGAGATCCTCCAGTCGTTGCATGATGAAAAACCTGAAGCCGCCGAGGCTCTCTTGAAAGCCTTCAACCTTAAGCGCTTCTGGTCAATGCTCGTGTCTGACTGTTGTGCTGTCTACTACGCTCATCCTTACGCCTGGGACGAGATCGGTTTTGGCGGACCCGCTTATCCACGTGGATATATGCGCCTCGAGGGCGGCGAGGCTGAACCCTGGGAGGTAGACGAGCAGCGTTACGATTGGCTCGCACCAGAAGATACGATCTCCGATCGCCCACAACCCACCAACGACTAA
- a CDS encoding cyclase family protein, giving the protein MIYDLAQPHYNHAPQFPGQPPNSIEYQQLAVVDGATVERCTFMSHSGSHVDAPFHYLPHLPCIHELPLSHFYGPCIALDLHGFSSSHPIAADDLRKHESLITRGIFILLKTGWGEKRANTKEFLTAWPYMSGNGAQYLLDREVKGMGIDGLSTGGYPGQEAESAAHKLLLGAQKLLLEDIHIPEQLLDRKQRHFAAFPILIANAGGAWTRPIVWDDGDLDSESSAAETATKLPDHVTSLMALQRGPA; this is encoded by the coding sequence ATGATTTACGACCTCGCTCAGCCTCACTACAATCACGCGCCACAATTTCCCGGCCAGCCTCCGAATTCAATCGAATACCAACAGCTCGCCGTTGTTGACGGAGCCACTGTAGAGCGCTGTACGTTCATGTCTCACTCAGGTTCGCATGTAGACGCGCCGTTCCACTACTTGCCGCACCTTCCATGCATCCACGAACTGCCGTTAAGTCACTTCTACGGGCCGTGCATTGCTTTGGATCTTCACGGCTTCTCATCCTCTCACCCTATCGCCGCGGACGATCTTCGCAAGCATGAGTCACTAATCACGCGTGGAATTTTCATCCTGCTTAAAACAGGCTGGGGGGAGAAGCGTGCCAATACAAAGGAATTCCTAACTGCCTGGCCATATATGTCTGGCAATGGCGCTCAATATCTTCTTGATCGTGAGGTCAAAGGTATGGGCATCGATGGCCTATCGACTGGCGGCTATCCAGGTCAAGAGGCTGAGTCTGCCGCACACAAACTTTTGCTCGGAGCGCAGAAGCTGCTGCTAGAGGACATCCACATTCCAGAGCAATTGCTAGATCGCAAGCAACGACATTTCGCGGCATTTCCCATCTTGATCGCCAATGCAGGAGGCGCATGGACACGCCCGATCGTGTGGGATGACGGCGATCTCGACTCGGAGTCAAGCGCAGCAGAGACAGCTACGAAGCTCCCTGACCATGTCACAAGTTTGATGGCTCTCCAGCGGGGCCCAGCTTGA